A region of Vigna radiata var. radiata cultivar VC1973A chromosome 10, Vradiata_ver6, whole genome shotgun sequence DNA encodes the following proteins:
- the LOC106774741 gene encoding uncharacterized protein LOC106774741 has protein sequence MARRKSKASKKLTKRQMTEKYQNKGKVPNSHATKKRGRPLMTSQFLEAHTTESSSSDPSASTFDGAAPSPIQGVQTPCTPQPTNSDNSYAGRIFEADVGLETQSKDDKPIQGVHTKCTPQPTNSDNSYAGRILEADVGLETQRKDDKPMLHIDGQGFLPSRLAASGIGDIITRYYTGPWPSWRKIPARTRDSMFEEFLTKFSVSPPDFRLAKRNFQMRASISMTSKLVKARTTQDKPNWIEDGVWEKLCEHWKSDGFKSKSTQAKTNRASNYAASHTGGSISASQHRANMIKETGIAPTPLELYRRLHQHKDNTWVDSRSKNLNEVFTHTMKLLTKNALAQGKPPPNELDVWSDVARSKKGKVYGLGEKSAAVGGGQCPHASSSSMLIRKEFGELGVESTEVRGGQCHHRSSSPMELIIKQEVDEQRKEMEEVRKERDELQTKGSNTERHCSSSSMELITKQDFHELRREMEEIRKERDELKTKVSNNERHGSFSSMELITKQEFDDLRRDLEEVKKERDELHIKVSNTEKLIEENNALIRQMMETINDQSMLSIHSRGKAKLR, from the exons ATGGCCAGAAGAAAGAGCAAAGCTAGCAAAAAGTTAACTAAACGCCAG ATGACAGAGAAATATCAGAATAAAGGAAAAGTTCCTAACAGTCATGCAACAAAAAAGCGTGGTAGACCACTAATGACCTCTCAATTTCTAGAAGCACACACAACAGAATCCAGTTCTTCTGATCCATCTGCTTCGACATTTGATGGCGCAGCTCCATCTCCAATACAAGGGGTACAAACACCATGTACTCCACAACCAACAAATTCCGATAATTCATATGCAGGACGTATCTTTGAGGCAGATGTTGGATTAGAGACACAGAGCAAAGATGACAAGCCAATACAAGGGGTACACACAAAATGTACTCCACAACCAACAAATTCAGATAATTCATATGCAGGACGTATCCTTGAGGCAGATGTTGGATTAGAGACACAGAGGAAAGATGACAAGCCAATGCTACACATTGATGGGCAAGG ATTTTTACCTTCACGCCTTGCTGCTAGTGGGATTGGGGATATCATCACAAGGTATTATACTGGTCCTTGGCCATCTTGGAGGAAGATACCAGCTAGAACAAGAGACTCGATGTTTGAGGAGTTTTTG aCAAAGTTTTCCGTTAGTCCACCAGATTTCAGGTTGGCAAAACGGAATTTTCAAATGCGAGCTTCAATATCCATGACCAGTAAGCTAGTTAAGGCTCGAACCACACAGGATAAACCAAACTGGATTGAAGATGGAGTCTGGGAGAAATTGTGTGAGCATTGGAAATCTGATGGTTTTAAAAGCAAGAGTACCCAAGCGAAAACTAATCGGGCATCTAATTATGCAGCATCTCACACTGGTGGCTCTATTTCTGCATCTCAGCATAGAGCTAATATG ATTAAAGAGACCGGAATTGCCCCTACCCCATTGGAGTTGTATCGTCGCCTCCACCAACACAAGGACAATACATGGGTGGACAGCAGATCGAAAAATCTAAAT GAGGTATTTACTCACACAATGAAACTATTGACCAAAAATGCACTGGCACAAGGAAAACCTCCGCCAAATGAGTTGGATGTCTGGTCTGATGTGGCTAGATCGAAGAAAGGAAAGGTGTATGGGCTTGGAGAAAAATCTGCAGCAGTTGGAGGAGGGCAATGCCCTCATGCTTCATCTTCATCAATGTTGATTAGAAAAGAGTTTGGTGAACTTGGAGTAGAATCTACAGAAGTTAGAGGAGGGCAATGCCATCATCGTTCATCTTCACCAATGGAGTTGATTATAAAACAAGAGGTTGATGAACAGAGGAAGGAGATGGAAGaagtaagaaaagaaagagatgagcTTCAGACCAAAGGTTCAAATACTGAGAGGCATTGTTCATCTTCATCAATGGAGTTGATTACAAAACAAGATTTTCATGAATTGAGGAGGGAGATggaagaaataagaaaagaaagagatgagcTTAAGACCAAAGTTTCAAATAATGAGAGACATGGTTCATTTTCATCAATGGAGTTGATTACAAAACAAGAGTTTGATGACCTGAGGAGGGACCTGgaagaagtaaaaaaagaaagagatgagCTTCATATCAAAGTTTCAAATACTGAGAAGCTTATAGAGGAAAACAATGCATTGATTCGACAGATGATGGAAACCATCAATGATCAGTCCATGCTATCCATACACTCTAGAGGAAAGGCAAAACTGAGATGA
- the LOC106774740 gene encoding uncharacterized protein LOC106774740 has translation MLDDVVEFVGEENVVQVVTDNAANFKAAGELLMQKREKLYWTPCVAHCIDLIFKDFEKNLKVHELTIKKGRKITTYIYGRSMLISLLKKFTKGRDLIRPGVTRFAMAYLTLSCLHELKASLLTMFSSEEWKTSKFGTSQEGRKVAHVVLDSQFWKNVSTCLKVVAPLMVVLRLVDSDVKPPMGFIYEEMDYAKEKIKSNFNNIKKSYEEVWRIIDARWDNQLHRPLHAAAYFLNPHFHYEPNFRSDDGGEVKEGLGLFGMEDAKECRKELNLGEWWDMFGDGTPELKRFVIRILSLTYSSSGCERNWSSFEMVHIKRRNRLHQKKMNDLVYVMYNSKLKSRQIRKTIALPFDDIESDDEWIAEETNDVVEIDQVEGENDSENIHLDGATTDPVLDALDLDNITFGNNEDAQHSSEEELDEDDDGDDDAIIRGLED, from the exons atgttgGATGATGTTGTCGAGTTTGTTGGAGAAGAAAATGTTGTTCAAGTTGTCACTGATAATGCTGCAAATTTCAAGGCAGCCGGAGAGTTGTTGATgcaaaagagggaaaaattgtATTGGACTCCATGTGTAGCACATTGCATTGATTTGATattcaaagattttgaaaaaaatttgaaggTCCATGAATTGACCATtaagaagggaagaaaaatTACAACTTACATTTATGGGAGATCAATGTTGATTTCcttattgaaaaagtttactaaaGGTAGAGACCTTATAAGACCGGGTGTGACTAGATTTGCCATGGCTTATTTAACTCTTTCTTGTCTTCATGAATTGAAGGCATCATTGTTGACAATGTTCAGCTCTGAGGAATGGAAGACAAGCAAGTTTGGAACTTCACAAGAGGGGAGAAAAGTAGCACATGTAGTATTAGATAGCCAATTTTGGAAGAATGTCTCCACATGCTTGAAAGTTGTTGCCCCTCTCATGGTTGTCTTAAGACTAGTGGACTCAGATGTAAAACCTCCAATGGGTTTCATTTATGAAGAGATGGACTATGCAAAAGAGAAGATTAAGTCTaactttaacaatatcaaaaagag TTATGAAGAGGTTTGGAGAATAATTGATGCTCGATGGGATAATCAACTTCATAGGCCTTTGCATGCAGCTGCCTATTTTCTGAACCCTCATTTCCACTATGAACCTAACTTTAGATCTGATGATGGTGGAGAGGTGAAAGAAGGATT AGGACTGTTTGGAATGGAAGATGCAAAAGAGTGTAGGAAAGAGTTAAATCTTGGAGAATGGTGGGACATGTTTGGTGATGGAACTCCAGAGTTGAAGAGATTTGTTATTCGAATTCTAAGCTTGACTTATAGTTCTTCTGGATGTGAGCGTAATTGGAGTTCATTTGAAatg gttCATATAAAGAGAAGGAATCGTTTACATcaaaaaaagatgaatgatttaGTTTATGTTATGTATAACTCCAAGCTGAAAAGTAGACAGATTCGAAAAACTATAGCTCTTCCATTTGATGACATAGAATCAGATGATGAATGGATAGCTGAAGAGACaaatgatgttgttgagattgaTCAAGTTGAAGGTGAAAATGATAGTGAAAATATTCACTTAGATGGAGCAACAACAGATCCTGTTCTAGATGCTCTTGATCTTGATAACATAACATTTGGGAACAATGAGGATGCACAACATTCATCAGAGGAAGAGTTAGATGAGGATGACGATGGAGATGATGATGCCATTATTAGAGGATTAGAGGATTAG
- the LOC106775126 gene encoding ABC transporter C family member 3-like: MAKLAPLEEPLLDGDSTSISNSDPIKTRGNENLTRYSNAGFFSILSFSWITPLITLGNHKTLNHEDLPLLATADSAYGVYPTFRRXLESECGSVKNVTTLKLVKVLFLSTWQGIFLSGLFAFLYACASYVGPFLIDILVGYLNGEYMFKNEGYVLAATFVAAMLVECLSLRHWMFRFQQVGVRMQSMLVEMIYAKGLTLSCQSKEVRSTGEIINLMTVDAERIGEFCWYMHDPWXCVLQLALALLILYRSVGVASLAALAATVIVMLLNHPVASLQEKFQGKIMEFKDKRMKATSEILKNMRILKLQAWEMKFLSKIIQIRKSEETWLRKFLAGIATIRFFFHNAPTFIAVVTFGSCALVGIPLESGKVLSALAIFRILQMPIYSLPETISMIAQTKVSLDRIASFLRLDELRTDIVQKLPWGSSDKAIELVDGNFSWDLCSPNPTLKNINLNVYHGMRVAVCGTVGSGKSSLLSCIIGEVPKISGTLKICGTKAYVSQSPWIQSGKIEDNILFGKEMNSEKYEKVLEACSLTKDLEVLPFGDHTIIGEKGINLSGGQKQRVQIARALYQDADIYLFDDPFSAVDAHTGSHLFKECLLGLLKSKTVIYVTHQVEFLPDADLILVMKEGRITQSGKYNDILHTGTDFMELVGAHRAALSSIKSLERRSTFKTSSITDEKTNSLNDFEVEQNVEDIHVENDNKPNDTVEPKGQLVQEEEREKGSVGFKVYWKYITTAYGGALVPFILLSQILTVGFQIASNYWMTVATPVSATAETNIGSFTLMVVYVALAIGSSIFTFATSFLAVIAGYKTATVLFDKMHSCIFRAPISFFDSTPSGQILNRASIDQSSLDMYIANILWAITLNLVQLLGNVIVMSQAAWQVFIVLIPVMAASIWYQRYYSASARELARLVGTCQAPVIQHFSETISGSTTIRSFEQESRFNDINMKLIDRYSQPKLYSATAIEWLNFRLDILSTVIFAFCLVFLVSFPNSMTAPGIAGLAVTYGLNLNILQTRVIWFLCDLEKKIISVERILQYTSLPSEAPLVIKDNQPDCSWPSFGEVHIWNLQVRYAPHLPIVLRGLTCTFTAGSKTGIVGRTGSGKSTLVQTLLRLIEPVDGKILIDNINISLIGIHDLRSRLSIIPQDPTMFEGTIRTNLDPLEEYTDEQIWEALDMCQLGDDVRKKEGKLDSIVTENGENWSMGQRQLVCLGRVLLKKSKILVLDEATASVDTATDNIIQQTVKQHFSERTVITIAHRITSIIDSDMVLYLNQGLIEEYDSPKKLLKNKSSSLAQLVEEYTKRSNSGFGN, translated from the exons ATGGCCAAGCTTGCCCCTCTCGAAGAGCCTCTTTTGGATGGTGACTCTACTTCAATCAGCAATTCTGATCCTATTAAGACCAgaggaaatgaaaatttgacCCGATATTCAAATGCTGGATTTTTCAgtattctttctttctcatggATCACTCCATTAATAACACTGGGAAATCACAAGACTTTAAACCATGAAGACCTCCCACTTCTTGCTACTGCTGACAGTGCCTATGGGGTTTATCCAACTTTTAGAAGAAANCTCGAGTCAGAGTGTGGTAGTGTTAAAAATGTNACCACACTTAAGCTGGTGAAGGTATTATTCTTGTCGACATGGCAAGGGATCTTTTTGTCAGGTTTATTTGCGTTCCTCTATGCCTGTGCTTCTTATGTTGGACCCTTTCTTATTGACATCCTTGTTGGATACCTCAATGGAGAATACATGTTTAAAAATGAAGGCTATGTTTTGGCTGCGACTTTTGTTGCTGCAATGCTTGTGGAGTGTCTTTCACTGAGGCATTGGATGTTTAGGTTTCAGCAGGTTGGGGTTAGAATGCAATCCATGTTGGTGGAAATGATCTATGCTAAAGGTTTGACTCTTTCGTGTCAATCAAAGGAGGTTCGTAGTACTGGGGAAATCATCAACTTAATGACTGTCGATGCTGAAAGAATTGGCGAATTCTGTTGGTACATGCATGATCCATGGATNTGTGTTTTGCAGCTTGCTTTGGCCCTGTTAATTCTNTATAGAAGTGTGGGTGTTGCTTCGTTAGCTGCTCTTGCTGCCACTGTAATTGTGATGTTGCTAAACCATCCTGTGGCATCATTGCAAGAAAAGTTCCAAGGCAAGATAATGGAATTCAAAGATAAAAGAATGAAGGCTACGTCTGAGATACTTAAGAATATGAGGATTCTAAAACTGCAAGCATGGGAGATGAagttcttatcaaagattattCAGATTAGAAAGAGTGAAGAGACATGGCTAAGGAAATTTCTTGCTGGCATAGCAACTATTCGATTCTTCTTCCACAACGCCCCAACTTTTATTGCAGTTGTTACGTTTGGTTCTTGTGCTCTTGTGGGGATACCACTTGAATCAGGGAAGGTGTTGTCTGCACTTGCAATATTCAGAATTCTTCAAATGCCCATCTACAGTCTTCCTGAGACAATTTCTATGATTGCACAAACGAAAGTTTCTCTGGATAGGATTGCATCATTTCTTAGACTAGACGAGTTGCGGACTGATATAGTACAGAAGCTTCCGTGGGGTAGTTCTGACAAGGCAATTGAATTAGTGGATGGAAACTTCTCATGGGATTTATGTTCTCCTAATCCaacattgaaaaacataaatctCAATGTTTATCATGGTATGAGAGTAGCTGTATGTGGTACTGTTGGATCAGGCAAGTCTAGTTTACTTTCTTGTATTATAGGGGAAGTACCAAAGATATCTGGGACATTGAAAATATGTGGAACAAAGGCTTATGTTTCTCAATCACCATGGATACAGAGTGGAAAGATAGAAGACAACATATTATTTGGTAAAGAGATGAACAGTGAAAAGTATGAGAAGGTGCTGGAAGCATGTTCCTTGACAAAAGACCTTGAGGTTCTACCATTCGGTGATCACACCATTATTGGGGAGAAAGGAATCAATTTGAGTGGTGGTCAGAAGCAAAGAGTGCAAATAGCTCGTGCTCTATATCAAGATGCTGATATATATCTTTTTGATGATCCCTTCAGTGCCGTTGATGCTCATACAGGATCCCATCTCTTTAAG GAATGCTTGCTTGGCCTTTTAAAATCAAAAACTGTGATATACGTAACACATCAAGTAGAGTTCTTACCTGATGCTGATCTAATATTG GTCATGAAAGAAGGAAGGATAACTCAATCAGGAAAATACAACGACATTCTCCACACAGGCACAGATTTTATGGAACTTGTAGGTGCACACAGAGCAGCTTTGTCTTCAATTAAGTCTTTAGAGAGAAGATCAACATTTAAAACATCAAGTATCACCGATGAGAAAACAAATTCGTTAAATGATTTTGAAGTTGAGCAAAATGTGGAAGACATACATGTTGAAAATGATAATAAGCCAAACGACACAGTTGAGCCCAAAGGACAACTTGTTCAAGAAGAAGAACGAGAAAAGGGCAGTGTTGGGTTTAAAGTGTACTGGAAATACATCACAACAGCTTATGGAGGAGCTCTTGTGCCCTTCATATTACTTTCGCAGATACTCACTGTGGGTTTTCAGATTGCAAGCAATTATTGGATGACTGTAGCAACTCCTGTTTCGGCAACAGCAGAAACTAATATTGGAAGCTTTACACTCATGGTTGTCTATGTCGCTTTGGCAATTGGAAGTTCCATTTTCACCTTTGCCACGTCATTTCTTGCTGTGATAGCTGGATACAAGACAGCCACTGTACTCTTCGATAAAATGCATTCGTGTATTTTTCGAGCACCAATATCATTTTTTGATTCCACCCCAAGTGGTCAAATCCTCAACAGA GCTTCAATAGACCAAAGCTCACTAGATATGTACATTGCAAACATATTATGGGCAATTACCCTCAATCTGGTACAACTATTGGGAAATGTTATTGTTATGTCTCAAGCTGCATGGCAGGTGTTCATAGTATTGATTCCTGTCATGGCAGCTAGCATATGGTACCAG CGGTACTATTCTGCATCTGCAAGAGAATTGGCACGATTGGTTGGTACATGTCAAGCTCCGGTTATACAACATTTTTCTGAAACAATTTCTGGATCAACAACCATAAGAAGTTTTGAACAAGAATCAAGATTTAATGACATAAACATGAAGTTGATAGACAGATATTCCCAACCCAAACTATACAGTGCTACTGCAATTGAATGGCTGAATTTCCGATTGGATATTTTATCCACTGTCATATTTGCCTTCTGTTTGGTATTCTTGGTATCTTTCCCAAATTCAATGACTGCTCCTG GCATTGCGGGATTGGCTGTGACATATGGACTTAATCTAAATATTCTGCAAACTAGGGTAATCTGGTTTCTTTGTGACTTGGAGAAAAAGATTATATCTGTTGAGAGAATACTCCAGTACACATCCCTCCCTAGTGAAGCTCCTCTTGTGATTAAAGACAACCAACCGGATTGTTCTTGGCCATCATTCGGAGAGGTTCATATCTGGAATTTGCAG GTTCGATATGCTCCTCACTTGCCTATTGTTTTACGAGGTCTTACTTGCACTTTTACTGCTGGATCAAAAACTGGTATTGTGGGAAGAACAGGAAGTGGAAAATCAACTCTTGTGCAAACACTTCTCCGACTTATTGAACCTGTGGatggaaaaatattaatagataacATTAACATATCTTTGATTGGAATTCATGATTTGCGGTCTAGACTCAGCATTATTCCTCAAGATCCAACCATGTTTGAAGGGACTATAAGAACCAACCTGGATCCACTAGAAGAGTACACAGATGAACAGATTTGGGAG GCTCTAGATATGTGCCAACTTGGAGATGATGTAAGGAAAAAAGAAGGGAAGCTGGACTCCATAG TGACTGAGAATGGAGAAAATTGGAGTATGGGTCAAAGGCAGTTGGTCTGCCTAGGCCGTGTTCTACTGAAGAAAAGCAAGATCTTGGTGCTTGATGAAGCTACTGCATCTGTTGACACAGCCACAGATAATATTATTCAGCAAACAGTTAAGCAACATTTTTCGGAACGCACAGTTATTACCATTGCTCATAGGATAACTTCTATCATCGACAGTGACATGGTTCTATACTTAAATCAAG GGTTGATAGAAGAATATGATTCACCtaagaaacttcttaagaacaAATCTTCATCTCTAGCTCAACTAGTTGAAGAGTACACAAAGAGGTCAAACTCTGGTTTTGGAAATTAG